From a region of the Pseudanabaena sp. ABRG5-3 genome:
- a CDS encoding cryptochrome/photolyase family protein, whose product MPQIASNSGKNREILSEPIALVWHRRDLRIDDNPALSEAIAQVGDRGKVLGLFIFDPDILDDGVTEGSKVDFMLGCLRELQANYRRLGSELLFMYGQPVQSIRELAKAINASHVFFNQDVEPFAIKRDREATQVLQELGVQVQSFVDIGLIAPDAIATQSGEPYKVYTPFWRNWQSKPKPQPLATPQKLTGLASYENLPVIPLPSLRELKFINDITLPKAGEAAALALLETFCDGNGILRYQTERDFPAHAGTSTLSPHLRFGTVGIRRVWEKAIAAEQLVRSEEEAAGITTWKQELAWREFYQHVLFYFPELETGAYRPQMRNFPWDDDEEKFTAWCEGRTGYPIVDAAMRQLNQTGWMHNRCRMIVASFLTKDLIINWQWGERYFMQKLLDGDLAANNGGWQWSASSGMDPKPLRIFNPASQARKYDPEGEYILRWLPELQGLTTAELLSGNIPPHQCKRRDYPLPIVDHNVQQQRFKKIYQDCKVFQN is encoded by the coding sequence ATGCCTCAAATAGCCAGTAACTCTGGAAAAAATCGTGAAATATTATCGGAACCGATTGCTTTAGTCTGGCATCGGCGCGATTTACGAATTGATGACAATCCTGCACTGAGTGAGGCGATCGCACAGGTTGGGGATCGAGGCAAAGTGCTAGGGCTATTTATTTTCGATCCTGATATTCTCGATGATGGCGTGACCGAGGGCAGCAAGGTTGACTTTATGCTCGGTTGTTTGCGCGAGTTGCAGGCTAACTATCGACGTTTGGGCAGCGAATTGCTATTTATGTATGGGCAACCCGTTCAATCGATTCGTGAACTAGCGAAAGCAATTAATGCAAGCCATGTCTTTTTTAACCAAGATGTCGAACCCTTTGCGATTAAACGCGATCGCGAAGCAACTCAGGTTTTGCAGGAACTAGGCGTGCAGGTTCAGAGTTTTGTCGATATTGGGTTGATTGCGCCCGATGCGATCGCTACGCAATCAGGAGAACCCTACAAGGTCTACACCCCCTTTTGGCGCAATTGGCAAAGTAAACCTAAACCACAGCCCTTGGCAACACCTCAAAAATTAACAGGTCTAGCCAGTTATGAGAATCTGCCTGTAATTCCCTTACCAAGTTTACGAGAACTGAAATTTATTAATGACATCACCCTACCCAAAGCAGGTGAAGCCGCCGCATTAGCGCTACTAGAAACCTTTTGTGATGGTAATGGAATTTTGCGTTATCAAACGGAACGTGATTTTCCTGCCCATGCAGGGACATCGACCTTGAGTCCCCATTTGCGCTTCGGGACAGTGGGGATTAGAAGAGTATGGGAAAAAGCGATCGCGGCTGAGCAACTAGTGCGTAGTGAAGAGGAAGCGGCAGGAATTACTACATGGAAACAGGAACTAGCATGGCGGGAATTTTACCAGCATGTTCTCTTTTACTTCCCTGAACTAGAAACAGGAGCCTATCGCCCCCAGATGCGGAACTTCCCTTGGGATGATGACGAAGAGAAGTTTACTGCATGGTGTGAGGGACGCACAGGCTATCCGATTGTCGATGCTGCAATGCGGCAACTGAATCAAACAGGCTGGATGCACAATCGTTGTCGGATGATTGTCGCTAGTTTCTTAACTAAGGATTTGATAATTAATTGGCAATGGGGTGAACGCTATTTTATGCAGAAATTGCTAGATGGTGACTTAGCCGCAAATAATGGTGGTTGGCAATGGAGTGCCTCTAGTGGTATGGACCCCAAGCCTTTGCGAATTTTTAATCCTGCATCACAAGCCCGCAAGTACGATCCAGAAGGTGAATATATTTTGCGGTGGTTGCCTGAGTTGCAGGGCTTGACTACGGCAGAGTTGCTAAGTGGGAATATTCCACCGCATCAATGCAAAAGGCGTGATTATCCACTACCGATTGTGGATCACAATGTTCAGCAGCAAAGATTCAAAAAGATTTATCAGGATTGCAAGGTTTTTCAAAACTAA
- a CDS encoding Crp/Fnr family transcriptional regulator produces the protein MLTSIDRLLLVRGVPIFKELRDDFLVRLASIMNEVSYPPSKMIFAKGQEGRSLYIVVAGKVRVHIDDKKDLAVLDKGNCFGEMSLFDAEPRSASVTAITNCDCLVLTQQQLYEAIDETPDIAVNIIRMLSRRIRVQNGQINTQNEQISKLSEELKKLEAYKQSVI, from the coding sequence ATGCTAACCAGTATTGATCGGCTGTTATTGGTCAGGGGCGTTCCGATCTTCAAGGAGTTACGGGATGATTTTTTGGTACGCCTAGCTTCGATCATGAATGAGGTGTCGTATCCACCCAGCAAAATGATTTTTGCTAAAGGTCAAGAAGGGCGATCGCTTTATATTGTGGTTGCGGGTAAGGTGCGAGTACATATAGATGATAAAAAAGATTTAGCGGTTCTAGACAAGGGCAATTGCTTTGGGGAAATGTCTTTGTTTGATGCAGAGCCACGATCAGCTTCTGTGACAGCGATTACTAATTGTGATTGTCTGGTACTAACACAACAACAACTATATGAAGCGATCGATGAGACCCCTGATATTGCCGTAAATATTATTCGGATGCTATCTCGCCGCATTCGTGTTCAAAATGGGCAAATTAATACGCAAAATGAACAGATTAGTAAACTAAGTGAAGAACTTAAGAAGTTAGAAGCTTATAAGCAGTCCGTGATTTAG
- a CDS encoding PD-(D/E)XK nuclease family protein yields the protein MPAIFPITSISQGHLNIWETCRRKYQYKFLEALSLPDADLDSAEKLQLGTKFHLLMQQKELGLDVIALASSDVRLQTWLAAFEQQPPAMILGDRLCEHRRTLEVSLHNSENDNLEQGYFVLTAIYDLLLLGDRQAQILDWKTHQKAIAFDKLETNWQTHLYLYLLAKTTDYEPEQISMTYWFANTAQSVIINYSQTAYEQTEKKLQRILTEIAEAQEYPKLEEINNSTCQYCEFCDRCDRGDTLTSFAPSNISNIEDIPEIAI from the coding sequence ATGCCAGCTATTTTTCCAATTACTTCAATTTCGCAAGGACATCTCAATATCTGGGAAACTTGTCGGCGTAAGTATCAATATAAGTTTTTAGAGGCACTGAGTTTACCAGATGCTGATCTAGATAGTGCAGAAAAATTGCAGTTGGGGACAAAGTTTCATTTACTTATGCAGCAAAAAGAGCTAGGGCTTGATGTTATAGCATTGGCGAGTAGTGATGTCAGGTTACAAACTTGGTTAGCCGCTTTTGAGCAGCAACCTCCAGCAATGATCTTGGGCGATCGCTTATGTGAGCATCGACGTACCTTAGAAGTTTCACTGCACAATAGTGAAAATGACAATCTCGAACAAGGGTATTTTGTCTTAACTGCTATTTATGACCTCTTGCTTTTGGGCGATCGCCAAGCGCAAATCCTCGATTGGAAAACCCATCAAAAAGCGATCGCGTTTGACAAGTTAGAAACTAATTGGCAAACGCATCTCTATTTATATCTATTAGCGAAAACAACTGATTATGAACCTGAGCAAATATCGATGACCTATTGGTTTGCTAATACTGCCCAGTCCGTAATTATTAATTATTCTCAAACTGCTTATGAGCAAACTGAAAAAAAACTACAGCGAATTTTGACGGAGATTGCTGAGGCTCAGGAATATCCCAAATTAGAGGAAATCAATAATTCCACTTGTCAATATTGTGAATTTTGCGATCGCTGCGATCGTGGTGACACATTAACTAGCTTTGCTCCCAGCAATATTAGCAATATTGAAGATATTCCCGAAATTGCAATATAG